In Pseudochaenichthys georgianus chromosome 6, fPseGeo1.2, whole genome shotgun sequence, a single window of DNA contains:
- the LOC117448700 gene encoding interleukin-1 receptor accessory protein-like isoform X2 produces MYVEAGEMVALNCSLKGEDTHRDAELIWTSPPSQEMDQTPNMSSAEQRHRDLLVHGRSLVILNATANHQGNYSCSLCNTSSQLWFRLKVCTKQSRGCEQRSRYPHPCHSQEACPLNCPDVNTPAVTLNITSNGIIWYKEGESTPKAIPYFPSVEEKDHGVYTCTRSYLYYGKIYNMTFTVVLDIQPKERLRLPPVIISPKSGVIYVNLGSPKVIDCKALMYSDSDEVFWFSTDSFVETNSSFPVFYNYTKERNADGINMTASLVFKKVSDEDLLKNYTCKLQTVTGPSTFVTISLSQKPRPSYVPLALGIVSIVLVTVLTVVIYVKFKITITLLLRDTLGCHSSTSDEKNYDAFLMCYKSDTDAGLNEDDRMCLESVLEERLGYSLCLYDRDVLPGKAVAEAVLDCIEESRTVLLVPSSPDAGPGSGLLSAIHAGLVERQTRLVFIKTEKTEVLRSGSFPEALQMLSEAGACVTWKGMRSMPPSSPFWKQLRYHLPAPQHASKIKLLPQTSQDVP; encoded by the exons ATGTATGTGGAGGCTGGTGAGATGGTGGCGCTGAACTGCTCTCTGAAAGGAGAGGATACTCACCGTGATGCTGAGCTGATCTGGACCAGTCCCCCGAGCCAGGAGATGGATCAGACCCCCAACATGTCGTCAGCTGAGCAGAGGCACAGGGACCTGCTGGTTCATGGGAGGAGCCTGGTGATTCTCAACGCCACTGCAAACCACCAGGGGAATTACTCCTGCTCTCTGTG CAATACCAGCAGCCAGCTTTGGTTCAGACTGAAAGTTTGTACAAAACAGTCCAGAGGATGCGAGCAGAGGAGCCGTTACCCTCACCCATGTCACTCACAAGAGGCCTGCCCATTGAATTGTCCTGATGTAAACACACCAGCTGTCACCCTCAACATTACCAGCAATGGCATTATATGGTACAAG GAAGGCGAGTCAACGCCAAAAGCCATTCCTTACTTTCCAAGTGTTGAAGAGAAGGACCATGGTGTCTACACCTGTACCAGATCTTACCTGTATTATGGTAAAATATATAACATGACCTTTACAGTGGTGCTTGATATCCAACCAAAGG AAAGACTTCGACTTCCTCCAGTGATCATATCACCAAAAAGTGGTGTAATTTATGTAAATTTGG GCTCTCCAAAGGTGATTGATTGTAAAGCTCTCATGTATTCGGACTCTGATGAGGTGTTCTGGTTTAGCACTGATTCATTTGTGGAAACAAACAGCAGCTTTCCCGTTTTCTACAATTACACAAA GGAAAGAAATGCTGACGGGATAAATATGACGGCATCTCTAGTTTTCAAAAAGGTGTCGGATGAGGATCTATTAAAAAATTACACCTGTAAACTGCAAACTGTTACTGGACCCTCAACATTTGTCACCATCAGCTTGTCCCAAAAAC CTCGCCCTTCTTATGTTCCCCTGGCTCTTGGCATTGTCAGCATTGTGTTGGTGACGGTTTTGACAGTAGTTATCTATGTGAAGTTCAAAATCACCATCACTCTTCTCCTAAGAGACACTCTTGGCTGTCATAGCAGCACCTCAG ATGAAAAGAACTATGATGCTTTTCTGATGTGCTACAAGAGTGACACAGACGCAGGACTGAATGAAGATGACAGGATGTGTCTGGAGAGTGTTTTGGAAGAGAGGTTAGGTTACAGTCTCTGCCTTTATGATCGCGACGTCTTACCAGGAAAAG CTGTAGCGGAGGCCGTGTTGGACTGTATAGAGGAGAGTCGCACGGTGCTTTTGGTTCCCTCCTCTCCAGATGCCGGTCCGGGATCTGGCCTGCTGAGTGCCATCCATGCAGGGCTGGTGGAGCGGCAGACCCGTTTGGTTTTCATCAAAACTGAGAAAACAGAAGTGTTGAGATCTGGCTCCTTCCCAGAGGCCCTACAGATGTTAAGTGAGGCTGGGGCCTGTGTCACCTGGAAGGGCATGAGGTCCATGCCGCCCTCCTCCCCCTTCTGGAAGCAGCTACGTTATCACCTACCTGCCCCGCAGCACGCATCTAAAATAAAGCTTTTACCTCAGACAAGTCAAGATGTTCCGTGA
- the LOC117448700 gene encoding interleukin-1 receptor accessory protein-like isoform X1, translated as MMGDSGEVSMRWRCDALPSDWFHVIKKNVQLSRTAGGYSLSRAGFMTRLLSVCCAALQGITMEKVLVLPLFLLLSALTGVCPRSPTEMYVEAGEMVALNCSLKGEDTHRDAELIWTSPPSQEMDQTPNMSSAEQRHRDLLVHGRSLVILNATANHQGNYSCSLCNTSSQLWFRLKVCTKQSRGCEQRSRYPHPCHSQEACPLNCPDVNTPAVTLNITSNGIIWYKEGESTPKAIPYFPSVEEKDHGVYTCTRSYLYYGKIYNMTFTVVLDIQPKERLRLPPVIISPKSGVIYVNLGSPKVIDCKALMYSDSDEVFWFSTDSFVETNSSFPVFYNYTKERNADGINMTASLVFKKVSDEDLLKNYTCKLQTVTGPSTFVTISLSQKPRPSYVPLALGIVSIVLVTVLTVVIYVKFKITITLLLRDTLGCHSSTSDEKNYDAFLMCYKSDTDAGLNEDDRMCLESVLEERLGYSLCLYDRDVLPGKAVAEAVLDCIEESRTVLLVPSSPDAGPGSGLLSAIHAGLVERQTRLVFIKTEKTEVLRSGSFPEALQMLSEAGACVTWKGMRSMPPSSPFWKQLRYHLPAPQHASKIKLLPQTSQDVP; from the exons ATGATGGGGGATTCAGGGGAAGTTAGCATGCGGTGGCGATGTGACGCTCTTCCTTCAGATTGGTTTCACGTGATTAAGAAAAATGTTCAACTCAGCAGAACCGCGGGTGGGTACAGTTTGTCCAGAGCAGGGTTCATGACGAGACTACTGAGTGTTTGCTGTGCAGCGCTGCAGGGGATCACGATGGAGAAAGTGCTTGTGCTCCCACTGTTTCTCCTCCTTTCAGCATTAACAG GTGTGTGTCCCCGGAGCCCCACAGAGATGTATGTGGAGGCTGGTGAGATGGTGGCGCTGAACTGCTCTCTGAAAGGAGAGGATACTCACCGTGATGCTGAGCTGATCTGGACCAGTCCCCCGAGCCAGGAGATGGATCAGACCCCCAACATGTCGTCAGCTGAGCAGAGGCACAGGGACCTGCTGGTTCATGGGAGGAGCCTGGTGATTCTCAACGCCACTGCAAACCACCAGGGGAATTACTCCTGCTCTCTGTG CAATACCAGCAGCCAGCTTTGGTTCAGACTGAAAGTTTGTACAAAACAGTCCAGAGGATGCGAGCAGAGGAGCCGTTACCCTCACCCATGTCACTCACAAGAGGCCTGCCCATTGAATTGTCCTGATGTAAACACACCAGCTGTCACCCTCAACATTACCAGCAATGGCATTATATGGTACAAG GAAGGCGAGTCAACGCCAAAAGCCATTCCTTACTTTCCAAGTGTTGAAGAGAAGGACCATGGTGTCTACACCTGTACCAGATCTTACCTGTATTATGGTAAAATATATAACATGACCTTTACAGTGGTGCTTGATATCCAACCAAAGG AAAGACTTCGACTTCCTCCAGTGATCATATCACCAAAAAGTGGTGTAATTTATGTAAATTTGG GCTCTCCAAAGGTGATTGATTGTAAAGCTCTCATGTATTCGGACTCTGATGAGGTGTTCTGGTTTAGCACTGATTCATTTGTGGAAACAAACAGCAGCTTTCCCGTTTTCTACAATTACACAAA GGAAAGAAATGCTGACGGGATAAATATGACGGCATCTCTAGTTTTCAAAAAGGTGTCGGATGAGGATCTATTAAAAAATTACACCTGTAAACTGCAAACTGTTACTGGACCCTCAACATTTGTCACCATCAGCTTGTCCCAAAAAC CTCGCCCTTCTTATGTTCCCCTGGCTCTTGGCATTGTCAGCATTGTGTTGGTGACGGTTTTGACAGTAGTTATCTATGTGAAGTTCAAAATCACCATCACTCTTCTCCTAAGAGACACTCTTGGCTGTCATAGCAGCACCTCAG ATGAAAAGAACTATGATGCTTTTCTGATGTGCTACAAGAGTGACACAGACGCAGGACTGAATGAAGATGACAGGATGTGTCTGGAGAGTGTTTTGGAAGAGAGGTTAGGTTACAGTCTCTGCCTTTATGATCGCGACGTCTTACCAGGAAAAG CTGTAGCGGAGGCCGTGTTGGACTGTATAGAGGAGAGTCGCACGGTGCTTTTGGTTCCCTCCTCTCCAGATGCCGGTCCGGGATCTGGCCTGCTGAGTGCCATCCATGCAGGGCTGGTGGAGCGGCAGACCCGTTTGGTTTTCATCAAAACTGAGAAAACAGAAGTGTTGAGATCTGGCTCCTTCCCAGAGGCCCTACAGATGTTAAGTGAGGCTGGGGCCTGTGTCACCTGGAAGGGCATGAGGTCCATGCCGCCCTCCTCCCCCTTCTGGAAGCAGCTACGTTATCACCTACCTGCCCCGCAGCACGCATCTAAAATAAAGCTTTTACCTCAGACAAGTCAAGATGTTCCGTGA